The nucleotide sequence GATGGTTGGTTAGAGACAGCTTGTGTCCCAATAAAGCCAAGTAAGCACGAATCTGTTATTTGCTTACATGGTGCACTCACTGTATAATTGCGTAATGCAAACCATCAGCATATTtgttgtattttaaaatatcatcAGGTGGTATGGTGCCACATGTTTATAGAATTCACATAATATTTCTAGTATGTTTTTCCTGTAAATGCAAAACTGTTTGGTGATTTTGCTGACTCCAATGAATTACGTTCTGCAACTGTAAAATCAGAGTTACAGTTTTCTGAGTATAGGAAGGATAAGAAGTTGCTTACACTGTAGAAGGACTCTGatgtctttaattttattttcaaagcatttttctGGATTCTTGATATGATGGTGATAAGAATCCTAAAGGAATGATTTGATTTGCCCAAGAATTTGTTTGAAGCCACATGATTATTTATCAATTGGTATAATCTCATAgcagaaataagaaaaaaaacacacatgaaAGACAAGTACAACATTGAAGGTACAAACACTTAGCCGTATTTGGTCTGTGTTTATTTTGGGGCTATGCAAAGACAGGTGCAAGATGTAAGTGATGTCATTTTAGTGCCCagagttttaaagaaaaataacactTGCAATGATAGTTTCATTTAGCTACCAGCAGTGAGGGTTTATTCATTCACTGGGTCTGGGAGGACACCTAAGGTCCCTCTCCACCCATGCTTTGCACAGCCCAGGTACATTGCTACTTTATCAGCTCCAGATAAAGTTCAGATTTCAGAAACCTGCTGAAGGAATCCTTCTCCATCAAAGAGAGAACTCTCTTCTGGGCCAGCTCAAAGGTTGATGTCGAAGGTTCGACAAGGCTCTTCATGGTGACTTCTTTAGTGTAGTGGTCAACATTGATCTGTAGAAGAGAAGACAAAACCTCAAGGTGAGCTCTCATTACATTGCAAAGCATTATTTTAACAGCAGCTGGACAATTTAGTGTGCTCTGAGCCAAAAGTTATTTGTTCTTCTTTTGAAAGCAAGCAAAATCAATAGCAAATTCAGAGGTTAAAAATTGGATGTTCTCTGCATTCTTACATTCAGACTGTtttttgaaaagcttttattCTCTCAAAGAaaagtcaaagggagaacattgcAATCAATGTAACTATTTTCAAGAACATTGCTTCTTCTTATGAAAGGAAGTCAACGTTTGAAGTGTCTTTTTCACAAATAATACAAATTATCCTTGCTTGCAAAAGtatattttttgtttgaaaatgtatAATATATTTTTGTTGAGAAGCTTACGGTAGATACCCTCAGCTTTTGACCATGTAAGCACATAGCTTTCAAAAAAACATCCTGTACAGCATGCTTAGAAACAATACTATTGCTCTTGCAATCACTCCCAAACCTCTTTAGGAGCTTCCTTCTCTATGAAATCTTCATAGATCTTCTTTGCTTTAGAGGCCAGCTTAATAGGTGACTTGGTTGCCTTGTAGTCTTCACAGGCCATCCAGAACTCAATGTTCTCCTCGCTGTGctctgattggaggaaggtcttGAAGGTAGCCAAACCATCTGGAAGCAAACAAATGGAAAATATCTTTCTAAATTTATCATGTTTCATCACTGCCATCAGCTGGGATAGATTAAACAAACATTTTTTCATGATTTAATCGCAAACATTTTCATACTGCTGTAATACAGATCTGGCTTCAGGGCTTGACATTCTTGGCTACATGTGTTTGATTTCAATAAATGAGGATGTTTGATAACTATTTTGATGAAGATTATGGAGGATTAACTGTTCAGATGTCAGCAAAAGGCAAACAACTCAAGAGACCACCAGCCTAATGCCTCTGCAGGCAGCAACATTTACATTCAACTCTTGTCAGTTAAGGAAACTAAAGACTGGGCCCAGATCTCAGTGGAATCCCAGAAGGTGCTGACTTCAGTTTCAAAGTAGCACTGGCATAAGTTTGCCCC is from Pristis pectinata isolate sPriPec2 chromosome 3, sPriPec2.1.pri, whole genome shotgun sequence and encodes:
- the LOC127568897 gene encoding regulator of G-protein signaling 5-like is translated as MCKGLAALPATCLERAKGIKTKLGILLQKPEIITDYIIPYNDKGEKPAKPARPSQTEVLQWRESLEKLLMNSYGLATFKTFLQSEHSEENIEFWMACEDYKATKSPIKLASKAKKIYEDFIEKEAPKEINVDHYTKEVTMKSLVEPSTSTFELAQKRVLSLMEKDSFSRFLKSELYLELIK